The sequence below is a genomic window from Mytilus edulis chromosome 2, xbMytEdul2.2, whole genome shotgun sequence.
atgtggcacccgtcatgttgctcatgttattatgATGACAGAGTATGCTGTTTTGATTCTGTTGATTGTAACATTTCACAGTATTTTTTACAACATACCGCCTATCACATCAACCGTTATTATATCTCCCACCGTTGTCCCCACTTGATTTGTTGCTTCACATGTAAAATTGCCTACATCCTGAAAGTTAACGCTGTGGATATACAGGTCTGGTGTCATCACAGTACCAGAACTGTAGTGTGTCGATGCTGCGTCATTGTATAGAAAGATTCCTCTACTATGTATCATTTTCCACTGGATCGACGTCACCTCTGGCTGTCCTCGAAACGAACAATTCAAAACAACCGAGTCACCATACTTAGTAATATACAAGAACTGTGGTGATATAACAATTGGAAAATCTGAAATACAAAATAGCATTTTATAAACAATCACTAATAACAGGAAGCTACACTATATGACATCTTTGCAGCCATTTAATACTTGCAGGTAACCATTTTCAGAGTTCTAAGACTATTGCTAGATTGGCATAACAAATTCTTCTCACTCTACATGCATTATAAATTAAGGTTTTTGAACAAATGCGCAAGGTTTGCAAAAGCTCAATTATAGACCCTTATCAATTAAATGGTAATCTCTTTTAAGAAGACGAAGTACCCTGAAAACCAAACATTCAGAAACGTTCTGCTAAATATGTTTACGACTATCTAAGCCTGGGTATAAAACAAATCTGGTTTAACATTTAAGGAATAGTTAATAATCAGAAAATGATCCAATCAATATGTCATGTCAGCCCTGGAAGGCATTGGTAAACTTTTGTTAccttttattatttctttatatgtttatgGGGATTCCATTGAAAACTAAAACCTTATTTTCATACAAGGTTTAGCTATATATAATATCAGgtttaatccgccattttctacaaaagaaaattgcTGTACTAAGTCAGATACATGTCAGTTAGTTTTAATTCctttgatgcgtttgagcttttgattttgtcatagttaACATGCTTGTAGTTATTTTCAGCTTGTCATGTTGTGTAGGCACTTGCTTATTGTTGAATACTATATGTTAATCTTGTATAATGGTTTTTATATTAAGTTTTGCTTTCTTTAATCTGTTTTCACTCTCATCTTTCTTCACATCTGCCTGAAAATCTGTATACCTACCAGAAATGGTAAAACCAATCGATGAGCCCATTCCTACTCCTCTTGAGTTGGTAACATGGCATGAGTAAGAACCCATATCTGATACACCTACATCGGCTATTACCAAAGAGGTTGAAGATGTTGTCGATCCTGTATATTTATTGACATTGGTTGAGCTATCAATGACCTTGACAATTGTACCATTGTTGAATTCCCACTCTACATTTAGAATTGGTAAGATTGAGCAGTATGGACATTCAAATGTAACTGAAGCGTGGTACGGCGATGACAATTCGGAAAAATTTCTATACACATATGGGGGTGATGCATCTACAATAAGAATGGCAACTTAGCTTAAGGTAAATTACCTCCTACAAATAAAATATGCTGTAATATTTGTATGATGGATATTATTATCGATGATGatcactaaaaaaaaatttcattaaggATATATTCTACATAATAAATTGTTGACTTCAATAACCTCAAATTCGATAAATAACGGGATGAAATATCGATGGATTAAAACGTTCTTGCAATCTACATTTACACAATGAAACTACACCAACAAATCTAATTGAATTTTTGAATATTTGCTTTTATCGGAAAAAACCCCAAAGTATACAAACATGTATCAATGTTTCGGTAGGTTGCATATACGAGTTATAACAACTTGTGCAATTTATTTAACTTTGGTTACGAAATTGACTTTACTGGTTAGTGATTTGTATCTTTATATTAGGATGTTCTATATCTCTTTAATCTAAATAATTGCTACATTATGTGTGAGAAATCTTAACTTCCTTACAGCTGTGTGTGTGTTTTGTACACAAGAGATGATTGAAAGTAGAAAACAGCTGTAAAAGAAATTATAACATATTGcgcaaaaaaacaataaaaatgaagaaaaaggaCATATAAATTAATACTTGCAATTAATAATGCATTGGGAGCTTGATGAATAAAAGTTTTTAAAGGCATTAAAGTTTTCCTGATTGATATATACAgattttgatattattaattctttttatttcttaaaatgtaaaaaaaaatgagacaaataacgaactccgaggaaaatataaaacggaaagttcctaaccAAAAGATTCCTTAAATGCCATCACACATTGAAAGACCCTTATTACTTATCTTGGTTAGATGTTTATAAATTCATGAAGAACATAAAGTTCCCTTTCAATAAATGCCAGTGTTTTCCAGCTACAGTGCGTactactatattttttttcatttttgtaaattttgcataTATTATACTGGCAACATAATAAATCTATAAACATTATTATTTATCTGACAAACTTTGGAACCGAGGAGAATAGATGACCAccaatttgcatatttaaaaaaaagtttcttcagtTATCTGTGATTTAAGTTTTTTGTTAGTTTTCGATAGGATTTCTTCAAGTATACATTTCCAATTACATCTGATATTCAAATTTCCTAATATATATTCATCCACACAATCAATACAGCATATTCTTTCATCTTAGAAATTAGTTAATCATCGGTTATCAATTggcttcattattttatttttctgtgttttgATATATCTCTGATTGCCAATAGTTCTGTTAAGTTTACGATTTTTAATTCTCATCTGATACCCTCCGAAGTATACCCATTCGATCAATTTGGTATTGAATATGTCAAACCTGAACAAAGATAGTCATACTGCTGATTACATCCAATTGTGCGTAGCGTGAAGCCTATCCTTTGCAGCCTTATACATGGGTCTGTTTGTTGATTATTTGGTTCACCTGGATACCATGTCGTAAATGTAGGTATATCACAGCTGATCCAGCGATACACATACGGAGTGGAAGTCATATCGTACTTCATGCCTACCCAGATGTCATTGGCAATATTATTGCCCCTAAAAAAgtaaacatatttgaaaaaacaaatgGATGCAAAACGCAAATTAAGAAGAAACGGATACTTGGGCGACAGCAATTTGGAAATGTAACTGATGTAGTTAAATTTACAAGATATATTTTAACTATAAAATTATCTCCATCGGGCATATATGCATTTATGTACAggaagaaaagtaaaataacaaaatatcgtACTCAAAACGTAAAGTATTTTaacaaatcaaaagctcaaacacatcaaatgaataaaacagcactgtcacattcctgacttggtacaggcatgttcttatgtataaaattgtggatttaacctggttttatagctagctaaacctctagcTTGTATGACTGACAGTAATTTTATAATTGTGAGAACAAGGTGTGagcaaaataagcaaaaataataggtaaacattaaaaaaataaatggggtacatcagtcaacactATGTTTTTAtcctaatcactataaaacaaacaactatgtcaGCAAAGTTGGACATAGGACGCATACATAGGACGCATACTGACAGAGATAGCTCCAAAACAATTTACATGCGTACAGAAATGAATATACGCTTATATCAGTTTGATATTATTCACAGTTGTTGTATCGTTTAATGTAAAATTGTATGTCATGTACAGTGTACAAATAATTTTTCTAATTGAAACTGACatctttttttgtgaaatttcaaaAAGAGGAAAAACGCAAAAACGGCCAATTTTTTCTCTCGATATAATAGTAAACTAGCAAAGTTAAGTTTTGTATTGAAATTAAACTAATCAATATATAGATGTGTTCAATATAGTAATTATCTTAGAGTTAAGGTTATCTTCGTGTAAAACAGAAAATTCAGGTAACATATATTCCAAATACAGGTAAATTTAAGAGTATTAAGTCAGAAACACATACTTCTGCCCCCCCTACTGCAGAATGGATTGAAATTTGATTAAAAGAAACAATTCAAGGATATTATTTAAGACTTCATAGTACTAAAAGTATTCCGCTGTAATTTTTGAAAGTCATAAAAAAACGAAGGAAATTTCTTATTTTCGTAACATTCTTATTTTATCTCGTTCGAAAAGAACGATTACTTATTCTCATTGGCCAATTTTTAAATGCTTTATtgtctttatcatttttttatacgtttgtaTTCTTACGTTTCACTGTTCATGTAGGCGACAGCGTCATCAAGGTCTGATTGAGAATCTAACTTTGCAAGCTGCATACCTCTTGCTTCGCAGTCTTGTTTGGCTTGAAGCCAAGTAAATGAAGGAACTCCGTTACTGTAGTAATATCCACCTGATAACAAACTTTAACCATGTAAGAAAAATCTTGAATTTCAGATGAATAATATTCATTATTTCTTTCAAAACATGAAACACTATatctttgaaatgtaaataaaatattgtaaaaaaattgatAAGCAAAAACCATTAGTTCTTTGACATTATTCAAGAACACTAAGGATGTTTTCAGTTATTGATATTCTACGATCTGTTTTCATTATGCTGTGCGATGGCAGTGTGTTTACAGGTCATTGCATCCACTCGTAATACGTTATTTATTAATTCAGCCGATCtcaatgaaacatttttgataaactccgttttggtgacttaattAACAGCTTTAAGAAATGATTATTAATTGTAGTTATCATCTGTTCATATAGCCCCTCTTAGCAAACAGAAAGAGGTAGATTCGGGTAATATAACTGGTGTAATATGTGACCACTATAAATCACTTTTTGTGGTATTATTATTTTGTGGCTTATTCATTCCTTAATTTCATATATGGGTCAATATTCCTAATGTGCCTCTAATCAAGGGACTCTTaagttttgcgtaaaaaaatctgtgtagtgatattggacatatttctattttcaaCGAATGGCATAGCTAAACCATTTGTGTTGATTTGGAAAGTAGAGGACCAtggaataaatgtgtaaaaactatgaaGTTCTAGTTAAATGTATTCAAAGTATCAAATGTTCAAAGAACGTATTATGTGGTATGCTAGTTACGAGAAAATGAATCttacttcgtaccccgaaaatctAATTACATATGTTACAATGTCTCAGCTTCAAAATAAACACTTCcaagcattttcaaatttatcaaatggactttgctcattgttgaaggccaaacggtgacctattgttaatatctgtttcatttggtctcttgtggagagtggtctcattggcaattatagcaaatcttcttttttatttaagcTGCAGATGAAAACTTTACCACTACCATCTATGAGAAATCAATAACGCATATTGACCTATATACTTACCTTTTGAAAGAGGAAGTATGATGATCAATATCAGAATACACAATAGTAGATGCATTACAACTCATCAAACTGATTATCTGAAATAACAAGTTAGAGTATTTGAAATTGTGAAAACAATGTTTATGTTAGTATAGTCAATTTTAACTTACTAATACATCTGGCCACGTAGCACAAGATTCACACAATCAACAAATGGTTTCCTAGAAAAAAGTTTGGCCATTTGACAAAATACAGACAGACAAACTTATTTCCAACATCAATGCCACCACAGTAGCACAAAGTATGTATTCTTTGGTACCTTTAATCTCATGTTGCCCAGGTGCTTGTATCTAAAGACTTTAAAAAAGATCATATATGATGCATCAGGGTGAAAAACATTAGTGTTTCAAGGGATCTAAACATTTTAAAAGCAgtcgagttaaaaaaaaaatgacgatatATCAATCTAATACAGTAGGGCTGACTATTTTGGTAGGAAATTAAACTGGGAACGAAACGTCAAACTGCAGTGTTATCATCATAACGATgttgcgtttttttttattaagtactGAACATTAGCGTTTTGTCAAAATGAGACTGGTCAGTTGCGTTGGAATGTTAGAGTTTGAAGtctaaataataacaaaaaaaaaaacaaagataaagaGAATTGCACAGCTACAATGTTTCAGTTTTTATTAGCTAAGAAGACCGTATAAGACTTTGGTTATATGTGTGTGTGCCTATTGGTCGCAAAGCTCTTCACTTGCTTATGTGGTATACATCTTTGGCATTTCGATTTTCTGGGAATCAGCGTTCGTTATTATGAAAATTCAGAATGGTCGTACGGACGATAAACTActcaagagggacgaaagataccagaggcacagtcaaattcatagattgaaaataaactgaccatggctagaaaataaaataaacaaacatacaaatgatagtcaacaaaacacaacatagaagtattattttcaatttgttttcttttggtTTTCCACATTAAGAAATCAAGAAATATTAGACACTAGATGgccaaaaataataaatttaaatttgaaattacgaaagctttaaaaaaaagtactatTTTTATTTTCGTTTAGATTATTTCAGCTTTTTTAATGagctatcttttgaaacatgttaCTAAAAATTCGAGtgaatgtataatacaatatttcaaatatacaaaatacaaaatccaCTATAGGAAGGATATACTTaggtgaaataaaaaaacatcTTGAATCTAAAATTGATATTAGAAGTCAGGAGATCTTTAGATAAGGATCAAAATTGTCAAATAATTTATTGATAGATCATGGAATTATTTTGttagactttttattttttttaaaaagcaggAAATGACTGACTCGGACTCTTATTGATTTTAAGCATTGCCATTGTTTTGGTCTCAAATTGTCAAAAAACTTAGAATCTGCTAAACTTTTGGTATTGACCTCCTTTGCAAGACCCatagaagttttttttatgaaaaaaaagtgtGATGGTATGCGGCAAAACACTTTAAAGTGTATAGTAGCGAAAAATCCAGGAATCCAAACATCTGATTAAAATTAAGTAAGCTGATCTGAGTATATCCTTTATTCGTGAATTATCACGTTTTTTGATGATGAGTTATGTTGCAATATTGAAATATAGGATTACATACTCTTGTTGTTATATTGACACTGTAATACTTTCGATCGATTGTTTTGTATTAAATGTCACTTTAGGCTCTATTGTGCTATCTCATGACAGTCAGTTTTCTTGTTGAAGGAATccggagtgcccggagagaaTCACCAAACTTCGGTACTTAAACTAttaatcctagtcaattaataATAGATTGGAGATGTGATAATAATTGGTTAATCTCTAAATATTTAGACATGGTATTAATTAGTCAGTTTGACATTTGAACAGTTGTCTAATGCATAATAGGATCATTAATACAGATGAAGTTTCAAATTTTATTGAGCACCTTGCTTCAGTAGACTGATAATGTGATTAGAAAATTCATAATGTGACATACGCCAAATTGATACTAATATTTTACTGCttcaaaatatattagaaaattcataatttgacagACTGAAGTAAAACCGATTTCAATGTTTTACAACTTATATGACGAAACCATGCATAATTGGCATACAAGTAAAGATTtagctacctataaaaccaggtttaatgctcttcaactttgttcttgtttggcgttataactattttgatctgagcgttactggcgagtcttatgtagacgaaacgcgcgtctggcgtattaagtaATAaaactggtacctttgataattattaaccTACCTTTTCTTCGATAAATGCCGGATAagaaaagtcaggaatatgacagttgtttaattgataacgtttgatttaGCAGGTGTTTCTTTTATTCCCCCACcgctttaaaatttataatgtaGTTCGGtttaaagttaaatgataaaataaccgaactccgagggaaattctaaacggaaagtcccttagataattgcaaaatcaaaactcaaacacatcaaacgaatggataacatctgtcatattcctgacttggtacaggcattttctgtaTTTGTACTTTAGAGATAATTTCGTTCCATTGAATCTGATAAATGACAATACATATCATCTTACAGGTTTGAAATATGGATGTGTGTCtataatttttcaatgaaatttaatATGAATATTAACATTGACTGGCATCATCAATTAGCAAATTCTAAACTCAATATAATGCAAAATGGAAAACACAATCCAATCactcaaaaaatattttatattgactATCAAACATAGCTGGAATTGTAAACAAGATACATCATGTGTTGAAAAAATACAATCGAATACTATTTATTAATtgaattaaatttgtaaattgaaTACGCCAAGAAAACACCAACACATATATATAAAGacatacaataaaataataataataaaagaatagATCAACCAATCTGAGTTCAACTTCCgagttattattatataaacatgtggaccatgatgtttttttttaaatatgtggaccatgattttttttttaaatgttaaaaaattctGAAAGATTATAATATTGTAATCCATcagaaatatacatttttaaaaaacatcattaatttttcaatttaaataaacaattttttcttCCTTTGAAGTCTTccgcatttatcaaaattattcGAAAGATCTAACAGtgtagtatgggctttgctcattgttgaaggccgtacgatgacctatagttgttaatgtctgtgtcattttggtcttttgtggatagttgtctcattggcaatcataccacatcttcttttttatagtgatGATTATAATGTTACTGATTTTAATCAGTTGATCATGATATAAAGTTTCCATAAATATTAAAAACTTCCATATTAGTTAAATCTGTAACTTTAATAACCATGATATATTTATAATTGGTATTGATTGAAAGTCATCTTTCAAAGTAGTCATATCTTTCTAAATCATTTTATGTTCATTTTGTATTTCCCAAAgcacttgttttttttaaattcacttgTTAATCATTTTATGCCAAATGAACATTTAGAAAGGATAACGGTTGAATTGCATGATAGAAAAGTCTTAACAATTCTAATCTAacttaaatgaaaattcaaatcaagtcaaaagaaaaattatctaGCGAATAACGATTGTGTtctaagagcattgaggacccagtaaaaaatcaaaatgataaagtCATACCAAAATAGGACTACGATAATCTGTGCCTAGAACTAGAAAATTCTTTGTATTTTGcctaattcaaagttttttagaCAGTGTTTATAAAAAACTATCATTGATATTTCATGCCAATAAAGAAATATAAGCCAACATTATGCCAACAAAATGCCAACGTATTAGGTACTTAtctccactgctggtggacgtttcgtccccgagggtatcaccagcccagtagtcaacacttcggtgttgacatgaatatcaataatgtggtcatttttataaatttcccgtatcacaaactttgaactttttgaaaaactaaagattttcttatcccaggcatagattaccttagccgtatttggcacaactttttggaattttggatccttaattctcttcaactttgtaatagtttgggtttataaatatttttgatttgagcgtcactgatgagtcttatgtagacgaaacgcgcgtctggcgtactaaattataatcctggtacctttgataactatgatcAATATAATTTAGTTTTAACATACTAGGAAAAGCATCATATAAAAATCTTTAACTAAAGATGCAGGGGAATCAAATGTCAAACTTTTCACTTCCTTACAGTCTGATTAAAACGAGCTCCAACGGGGATAGTTTAAATCATACTGACTTTTATATAGACATTATTTCAGGATGAAATAAGGTATAAGAATTCAATTATTTACTGGCACCATGGTCGTTTGTggataataattaaaaatacactGCACATACTTCTACTACCTATTTACTTAAAGAAAAATCAAATCCGTATTGCATATCAATTTATGTTAACTTTCAGTTTTCCATGTATAATAATTATTGAAacattttcaaaacttttctGAGAGAAAGGGATGTCATTTATTTACTGCATAAATGTTTGTTTCATTACATTCTTCAATCAAAAAATGGTATTTTACTTCACAATTCCGAAAGAGAATATGGAGAGAATGACCATACATTCCAATAtgttggcctcgagcatcacaggaaagacattgattgtcgaagtGAACATTTGTTGCAAAAAATTGTACCGTTGATATTAATAGAAAAGTGTCCCTTTATTGTCACAAAATGTTCTAAATGGAACATATTAACATTACAACAAAATGTTCGATTTGTGATTCCAGGTAGATCATTTTCCCTGGCTAATCGTATATACCTTTCAgacattttacaatttttggaCATATCACACAATTACAACTGCATCGTTCATCATTGGTAACTTTGATGTATTGATGCAAACAAAGCAAGGACCCTTGCACTAAGTTAGGATATGTATATTCAAGCCAAATTTTGTGtctgtcaaaatatatttttatattagaatATGTGAATGTTATAATGATgtcatatctaaaaaaaaattatgaaaaattgagTATGAAGTTTTGAATCGCAATACCATAACATTTGAGTAAGATAAAGAATAGTTATGAAGAAAATCTAATTCATTGGCACggaataacttttttatttctttacctTTAACATAAAAAACTCTTTTTCGGGAAGATAGATGACTTCACGACAAACAATAGTGGTTTAGAAACTAATCCATATTGGATACATATtatgttttttgtaatttgtttattttttcacgGTAAACCtaatatctaaatattttgaatttaatagcttattcaatatttcattggTTGAGATACTTCAACGTGACATTGCACAAAGCTACATATTCCCTTTGAGTATCATAATACaaatatcatatgaaaataaaatcaaatatcacaTTGAAAGAGTTATTATGACAACAAATCATAACTACATTGACATATGTTGtaatatttcttgattttcattgttttttcatcaaattttaagtatgatttaaattggaaaagtatgtgcacaccaattaaacatttttatatttaggGAGATTGTTTTAATGGGTTTAATAAAGCCTTTCTTGAATTGGTTTGTTGTTTCTTAGCTGGAAACGATGTTTCCACAAttgaaaaaatgatgaaaaactgcataaattctgaacattgtattttcttgggccaaaacggGGCCGTAATGTCCATATTATAGTTGTATAAAGAGACACACCACTGCCCCTGAAATTAAATACATAGCTTTCTCTAATTTTATCAATCGAATACACAGAGCACTCTAAGAATCACAAGACGAATTATCAATTATTTCAAATCgaatgttttgttgtaaaaatgatgttagtttttcattttacataataCCTCTCATTTAATCAAACGTACTAATCATTAAATTGAAAGCATggctttggtatcttttgtcatatttgtttaagCTTTACATAAATGAATTTAGAATTGATTTTGTCTATAAAAGAAGGTTAACTTTGTCTTAATACTTGTTATTGCTTCATTAATTTGAAACATGAAATTTTCATCATATCCAAAATCGACCAGATTGAACTATTGCTTTTCCTTTTTATCTGTTGAACTGTCGGCCTTAATAAAACATTCAATGGTCTGACTTATTGATAGTTCATATATAATTTTAACCATCTTTAAATTAAATTCACAGACTACCATtgtattcaaaagaaaaaaacaaacacatgaTAAATAATTATGTTTGTCGACCTTCTCAAAACAATGTTTGTAATAATAATATTACCTCTTTCCAAACCGTGTAACAAACAagaatatttcttcatttaactGCTACCCACAGGATACGCTTTTTAACATATAACAATCACTGACAGGTATTTTGGGTaagtaaatatatatcaaacgaaCATTCAAGTAGCTATATATCTACGATCGCAAAAACATCCCAACCATTGCCTGACGGTGACAGTTAATCTAATGTGGTGTCGATTTCAGTCTTTCTTAAaatagcaatacacagttaggataGTGGTTTCGCATTTTTGTCATGTCGGATTTTTTCAAAGATGaaaaatattgtgcaatactaTTCATTTTTCGAGAGCTGATGACTGATTAAGCattgaaaacagttttttttaggatcatcaagattatattttacatgttttatgagctattttctgtattattgtcCGTTTTATCATATCTCGACCGGCCATATGTCCagaaatttttgtaatgtttacaCACATTTTTACACACGATTTTTTTCACGCAATTTAATTTCGATTAGTTTTTTAGTTTATAAATTCAATTAATCAAACGTGACTGCATACAAATACAGATATTTCGGATATCATTAAACAAATTCGTATAggctttaaaacatatttttttcttgaaaacatTTAGTAATTTTTCTCTATTAGTCATTTTTCTAATAATTCTATTAAACGTGTCAAAGGAGATGTaagaattattattaaatttatagcaaaaaaaagtgtttttatcATTATTCATTTTCACCCTCAATAATGACCTTTGGTAagattctacataagaaaatgactgtaccaagtcaggaaaaagtTGTTATcaaatgtgtttgagcttttgattttgccttttgattacggactttccgttttgcaatttcttcagagttcggtattttttcgGTTAATTTACCTTTTATCGACTCGGATATACAGAAAAAACAATATAGTTCTTACCTGTTCAATATTCATCAATTTTACCCTGTTTACGTGAAGGTTTATATTTAGCTTAGATGATCATTATTATAAATGCTCATTTATGTATGTGATTAACGCACGAATTCTTTCGCTTTGTTAGTGACTGTTTTACAAACGGATAAGCAtcgtctttttttatttaatggaaTAAATGATGATTAATCATGATGTAGGTCTTCCAttaattatacacaatgcttaacaGTTATTGTTACTAGTTTATCACAACACGAAGAACATCGTTTCGAATGAAAACAAAATCTATAAAACTTCAACGCACAAGGTCAATAATTAGTACATTTTAGAGAATTGATATCTTTATTTGGAGTAGGGTTTAAATAGTAATTGACAATAAGATAAAGGAATTAACGCTTAGTAATCCTTAGtcctttacaaaaaaatgtttttatcatttttttttggtgatggAAGTTATGGTAGATGCATAAAATTAGAATAGATGAACAAAAATAACGAGGATAATGTATGAGAAACAAATGGTATAATACTTTTGTTGTTGCTTATGATTTAAAATTGGATTTAATATTTAATGTTCTGTTAGGTTTAGATAGcttccaaaattaaaataaggcAATATCATGTTTCGATGACGAACTTTACTTTGAGAATTATTTACGAGTCgtgattattattattactttttttaatgacattatcttttttaaaatgtctttTCAGGTgatgtataacaaaacaatttttatCTAATAGAATTTCATCAGATCATGAAATTCCAATTGTTATTGATTTCGTTTGAATAAAAGCATCATATATACCAAGCTTAAAAACCTGTATGACAGACGCGCTAATGATACTCGattaataaaaacttaaaaacgGAAAATTATATATACGAAATTGCAAGACATGGAGGAAAAAAATTTGAAACGTTTTACCAAATGC
It includes:
- the LOC139511515 gene encoding neuroglian-like: MHLLLCILILIIILPLSKGGYYYSNGVPSFTWLQAKQDCEARGMQLAKLDSQSDLDDAVAYMNSETGNNIANDIWVGMKYDMTSTPYVYRWISCDIPTFTTWYPGEPNNQQTDPCIRLQRIGFTLRTIGCNQQYDYLCSDASPPYVYRNFSELSSPYHASVTFECPYCSILPILNVEWEFNNGTIVKVIDSSTNVNKYTGSTTSSTSLVIADVGVSDMGSYSCHVTNSRGVGMGSSIGFTISDFPIVISPQFLYITKYGDSVVLNCSFRGQPEVTSIQWKMIHSRGIFLYNDAASTHYSSGTVMTPDLYIHSVNFQDVGNFTCEATNQVGTTVGDIITVDVIGVQAEISSPTYTVVYGEQVTLDCTIWSKPDLKNVSWEREINGTAVCVDLGNTSKYLGSNKTWHSLLILDADFSDAGKYYCQGETTDLSGRSSETLLDVIGGLPNIMINQTEVRVNASERITLFCEASGLPNVISVEWKKKQNGVFISFTGNIQGGDINSPPLTFSSTTLGDIGEYICTATNLLGNTSSSPVLLDVIKNEPMCPCSCEFKRKLDYWASQNTTNYTMAELRVILAPVLEEIKRNLTVDKSTLTKTKLKYISAKDNRSSASQVGAVGIAFMTVVIGGLILIDILSIRRHVETIKSASKPFKF